A genome region from Leguminivora glycinivorella isolate SPB_JAAS2020 chromosome 13, LegGlyc_1.1, whole genome shotgun sequence includes the following:
- the LOC125232379 gene encoding uncharacterized protein LOC125232379, translating to MLTQNEATPVPTSEDGDPGQKNEQKQVQTEESSATKVQTEESSASKLLSNMEVLLSRVLAMPQTGIDKLIVGNDDKKILRLGHLRHRILQNRRDRLIKHLLRPVTHAANLGTWLLRVQTEVAAKQQ from the exons ATGCTTACCCAAAATGAGGCCACTCCTGTCCCTACATCAGAAGATGGGGATCCTGGGCAGAAAAATGAGCAAAAACAAGTGCAAACTGAAGAATCTTCTGCCACAAAAGTGCAAACTGAAGAATCTTCTGCCTCAAAACTGCTGAGTAATATGGAAGTGTTATTATCACGAGTTCTGGCCATGCCGCAAACA GGCATCGACAAGCTGATTGTAGGAAACGACGACAAGAAGATTCTGCGTCTGGGACATCTACGTCACAGGATTCTTCAAAATCGACGCGACCGGTTGATAAAACATCTACTGCGTCCTGTTACACATGCGGCAAACCTGGGCACCTGGCTCCTGCGTGTCCAGACAGAAGTAGCGGCAAAGCAGCAGTAG